A window of Lysobacter terrestris contains these coding sequences:
- a CDS encoding TonB-dependent receptor has product MVQFKRNLLSVALASATMMLAAAAQAQTAEEQPQPTQQDEAAKKEDAKTLESVTVTGIRVGIESAISTKKESTSIVESVSAEDIGKLPDVSIAESIARLPGLAAQRVAGRAQVISVRGLSPDFATTLLNGRELVSTGDNRSVEFDQYPSELMSGVTVYKTPDAGLIGQGLSGTIDMQTVRPLRFDKSVTAVSVRGQRNSLGAAADASGYGERINASYIGQFADRTIGLALGYSHSKTPIQENQVGIYEPWSTPSAGNPSTTAGMKALRRTGYVERDGVMATVEFRPSSIWTSTVDLFHSEATQEDTANQWEVNFGYNGCEPNGQCNVPLPPTVISVDVNDNNTVTGGTIANVYPLVRGMYNKREDKIDAFGWNNEFNLESVKIVADVSWSKATRDELNLENNTQLLPYKQLDTLGIDFRGDDFSQISAGLDYSDPTRLFLTNTIYGSGYGKTPNVQDELKSFKLAATFAAPAMFSSWLNDIDVGLNYADREKEKHQPEGGINLGAQGITAIAPDLQYGLVDLGFAGLGKIPSWNVPGAVARYMTFAPNENASYLVSKAWTVNEKIATAWLKGNIDTEWGSVGVRGNFGVQVQHTDQSSSANYWDNSQPAGSNVRPFEDGKKYTDVLPSMNLAFLLPADQTLRFALARQVARARVDQLRSSLEFGVNTTTGEPGGSGGNPRLDPWRANAFDVSYEKYFGNKAYVAAAYFYKDLRSYIFTQTRDGYDFSDFVAGYVPGPSEPPTLTTGRFTAPYNGKGGKLQGVELTASLPLEMVWEPLRGFGVIASASFNDSNIKVRDPESTSSVGSEEITLPGLSDEVYNLTAYFERGGFEARVSQRKRSDFIGEIGNFAGNRTLRYVVGEDIIDAQVSYSFSDESVKGLSVLFQVSNLNNSDYRTYAGSKDRPLENIEWGRTYLFGVNYKF; this is encoded by the coding sequence ATGGTGCAGTTCAAGAGAAACCTGCTCAGCGTCGCGCTGGCATCGGCCACGATGATGCTTGCCGCCGCGGCACAGGCGCAGACCGCCGAAGAACAACCGCAACCGACGCAGCAGGACGAGGCCGCGAAGAAGGAAGACGCCAAGACGCTGGAATCGGTGACGGTCACCGGCATCCGCGTCGGCATCGAGAGCGCGATCTCGACCAAGAAGGAATCCACCTCGATCGTCGAATCGGTCTCGGCCGAAGACATCGGCAAGCTGCCCGACGTGAGCATCGCCGAATCCATCGCCCGCCTGCCCGGCCTGGCCGCGCAGCGCGTCGCCGGCCGCGCCCAGGTGATCAGCGTGCGCGGCCTGTCGCCCGACTTCGCCACCACGCTGCTCAACGGCCGCGAACTGGTCAGCACCGGCGACAACCGCAGCGTCGAGTTCGACCAGTACCCGTCCGAGCTGATGAGCGGCGTGACCGTGTACAAGACCCCCGATGCCGGCCTGATCGGCCAGGGCCTGTCGGGCACCATCGACATGCAGACCGTGCGCCCGCTGCGCTTCGACAAGAGCGTCACCGCGGTCAGCGTGCGCGGCCAGCGCAACTCGCTCGGCGCTGCCGCCGATGCCTCCGGCTATGGCGAGCGCATCAACGCCAGCTACATCGGCCAGTTCGCCGACCGCACCATCGGCCTCGCGCTGGGCTACTCGCATTCGAAGACGCCCATCCAGGAGAACCAGGTCGGCATCTACGAGCCGTGGTCGACACCGAGCGCGGGCAACCCGTCCACCACCGCCGGCATGAAGGCGCTTCGCCGCACCGGCTACGTCGAGCGCGACGGCGTGATGGCTACGGTGGAGTTCCGCCCGTCGAGCATCTGGACCAGCACGGTCGACCTGTTCCACTCCGAGGCGACCCAGGAAGACACCGCCAACCAGTGGGAAGTGAACTTCGGCTACAACGGCTGCGAGCCCAATGGCCAATGCAACGTGCCGCTGCCGCCGACCGTGATCTCGGTGGACGTCAACGACAACAACACCGTCACCGGCGGCACGATCGCCAACGTCTACCCGCTGGTCCGCGGCATGTACAACAAGCGCGAAGACAAGATCGACGCGTTCGGCTGGAACAACGAGTTCAATCTCGAATCGGTGAAGATCGTCGCCGACGTCAGCTGGTCCAAGGCCACGCGCGACGAACTCAACCTCGAGAACAACACGCAGCTGCTGCCGTACAAGCAGCTCGATACGCTCGGCATCGACTTCCGCGGCGATGATTTCTCGCAGATCTCCGCGGGGCTGGACTACTCCGATCCGACCCGTCTGTTCCTGACCAACACGATCTACGGCTCGGGCTACGGCAAGACCCCCAACGTGCAGGACGAGCTGAAGAGCTTCAAGCTGGCCGCCACGTTCGCCGCACCGGCAATGTTCAGCAGCTGGCTCAACGACATCGACGTCGGCCTGAACTACGCCGACCGCGAGAAGGAAAAGCACCAGCCGGAAGGCGGCATCAACCTCGGCGCGCAGGGGATCACGGCGATCGCGCCCGACCTGCAGTACGGCCTGGTCGACCTGGGCTTCGCCGGCCTCGGCAAGATTCCTTCGTGGAACGTCCCCGGTGCGGTCGCGCGCTACATGACCTTCGCGCCGAACGAGAACGCCTCCTACCTGGTCTCCAAGGCCTGGACGGTCAACGAGAAGATCGCCACCGCCTGGCTCAAGGGCAACATCGACACCGAATGGGGCTCGGTGGGCGTGCGCGGCAACTTCGGCGTGCAGGTCCAGCACACCGACCAGTCCTCCAGCGCCAACTACTGGGACAACTCGCAGCCCGCGGGCAGCAACGTGCGTCCGTTCGAGGACGGCAAGAAGTACACCGACGTGCTGCCCAGCATGAACCTGGCGTTCCTGCTTCCCGCCGACCAGACGCTGCGCTTCGCCCTGGCCCGCCAGGTCGCGCGCGCACGCGTCGACCAGCTGCGCTCGTCGCTGGAGTTCGGCGTCAACACCACCACCGGTGAACCCGGCGGCAGCGGCGGCAACCCGCGCCTGGATCCCTGGCGTGCCAACGCGTTCGACGTGTCCTACGAGAAGTACTTCGGCAACAAGGCCTACGTGGCCGCGGCGTACTTCTACAAGGACCTGCGCAGCTACATCTTCACGCAGACCCGCGACGGCTACGACTTCTCGGATTTCGTCGCCGGTTACGTGCCCGGCCCCAGCGAGCCGCCGACCCTGACCACCGGCCGCTTCACCGCGCCGTACAACGGCAAGGGCGGCAAGCTGCAGGGCGTCGAGCTGACCGCATCGCTGCCGCTGGAGATGGTGTGGGAGCCGCTGCGCGGCTTCGGCGTGATCGCCAGCGCCAGCTTCAACGACAGCAACATCAAGGTCCGCGATCCGGAAAGTACGTCCAGCGTCGGCAGCGAAGAGATCACCCTGCCGGGCCTGTCCGACGAGGTCTACAACCTGACCGCGTACTTCGAACGCGGCGGCTTCGAGGCCCGCGTCAGCCAGCGCAAGCGTTCGGACTTCATCGGCGAGATCGGCAACTTCGCCGGCAACCGCACGCTGCGCTACGTGGTCGGCGAGGACATCATCGACGCGCAGGTCAGCTACAGCTTCAGCGACGAAAGCGTGAAGGGCCTGAGCGTGCTGTTCCAGGTGAGCAACCTCAACAACTCCGACTACCGCACCTACGCCGGCAGCAAGGACCGTCCGCTCGAGAACATCGAGTGGGGCCGCACCTACCTGTTCGGTGTGAACTACAAGTTCTAA
- a CDS encoding sugar porter family MFS transporter → MSSIETAAEGTGQHATMRVLLISAAAALGGFLFGFDTAVINGAVDAVRGSFGLSAAAIGFAVSCALLGSAVGAWYAGPLADRYGRVQTMRVAAALLAVSALGAGLAFGVWDLIVWRVVGGIGVGMASVIAPTYIAEVSPAHVRGRLGSLQQLAIVLGIFASLLSDAWLAGAAGGASKPLWLGLEAWRWMFLVAVVPALVYGVLVFGVPESPRHLVAKGRLAEARAVLIDVLDLRNAAALDAKLHDIEHSLRREYRPTLRDLRGPAAGLLPVVWIGILLSVFQQFVGINVIFYYSSTLWHSVGFSEADSFSITVVTSIVNVLVTLVAIALVDRLGRKPLLTVGSAGMAVTLGLMAVCFTHATGSGAQLSLPEPWGVTALVAANAYVVFFGLSWGPMVWVLLGEMFPNRIRAIALAVAASAQWLANFLITATFPSLAEIGLSFAYGLYAAFAVLSLVFVVRAVRETKGMELEEMRD, encoded by the coding sequence ATGAGCAGCATCGAGACGGCGGCAGAAGGAACGGGGCAACACGCGACCATGCGCGTGCTGCTGATTTCGGCGGCGGCGGCACTGGGCGGGTTCCTGTTCGGATTCGACACCGCGGTGATCAACGGCGCGGTGGATGCGGTGCGCGGCAGCTTCGGCCTGAGCGCGGCGGCGATCGGCTTCGCGGTGTCGTGCGCGTTGCTGGGCTCAGCCGTCGGCGCCTGGTACGCCGGCCCGCTGGCCGATCGCTACGGCCGCGTGCAGACCATGCGCGTAGCCGCGGCGTTGCTGGCGGTGAGCGCGCTGGGCGCCGGCCTGGCGTTCGGCGTGTGGGACCTGATCGTATGGCGCGTGGTCGGCGGCATCGGTGTCGGCATGGCCTCGGTGATCGCGCCGACCTACATCGCCGAAGTCTCGCCGGCGCACGTGCGCGGCCGCCTTGGCTCGCTGCAGCAGCTGGCGATCGTGCTCGGCATCTTCGCCTCGCTGCTCAGCGATGCCTGGCTTGCCGGCGCCGCCGGTGGCGCGTCCAAACCGTTGTGGCTGGGGCTGGAGGCATGGCGCTGGATGTTCCTGGTCGCGGTGGTGCCGGCGCTGGTGTACGGCGTGCTGGTGTTCGGCGTGCCCGAGTCACCGCGCCACCTCGTCGCCAAGGGGCGCCTGGCCGAGGCGCGCGCGGTGCTGATCGACGTGCTCGACCTGCGCAACGCCGCCGCGCTCGATGCCAAGCTGCACGACATCGAGCACAGCCTGCGCCGCGAATACCGACCGACCCTGCGCGACCTGCGCGGGCCGGCCGCCGGCCTGCTGCCGGTAGTGTGGATCGGCATCCTGCTGTCGGTGTTCCAGCAGTTCGTCGGCATCAACGTGATCTTCTACTACTCCTCGACGCTGTGGCATTCGGTCGGCTTCAGCGAGGCCGATTCGTTCTCGATCACCGTCGTCACCTCGATCGTGAACGTGCTGGTGACGCTGGTCGCGATCGCGCTGGTGGACCGGCTCGGGCGCAAGCCGCTGTTGACGGTCGGTTCGGCCGGCATGGCGGTGACGCTGGGGTTGATGGCGGTGTGCTTCACCCACGCCACCGGCAGCGGCGCGCAGCTGAGCCTGCCCGAGCCGTGGGGCGTGACCGCGCTGGTCGCCGCGAATGCCTACGTGGTGTTCTTCGGCCTGAGCTGGGGGCCGATGGTGTGGGTGTTGCTGGGCGAGATGTTCCCCAACCGCATCCGTGCGATCGCACTCGCCGTCGCCGCGTCGGCGCAGTGGTTGGCCAACTTCCTGATCACCGCGACCTTCCCGTCGCTGGCCGAGATCGGTCTGAGTTTCGCCTACGGCCTGTACGCCGCATTCGCGGTGCTGTCGCTGGTGTTCGTGGTGCGCGCGGTGCGCGAGACGAAGGGCATGGAATTGGAAGAGATGCGGGACTGA
- a CDS encoding glycoside hydrolase family 97 protein, which produces MRVPLSVALLLALSAPAQADTVARVASPDGTLQVELDLNGEGRLAYRVARKGQPLLADSRLGFILRNDRQLLRGFKLDTQATRGFDETWEQPWGERRYVRNHYNELRASFVEGDRDHRRMDVVFRVFDDGIGFRYELPRQPRLDEVQIEEELTEFAIAQPATAWWLPAFEWNREEYLYNRTPLAEVGVAQTPITLRTGDGTHLSIHEAALVDYAGMNLAKGGDGRLRALLTPGSPAKVVRHTPFATPWRTIQVADRAGGLVESNLILNLNEPNKLGDVSWFKPSKYVGVWWSLHLDQQTWGTGPKHGATTENTKRYIDFAAKYGFRGVLVEGWNVGWDGDWFANGWNFDFSKPTPDYDIAGLAAYAKAMGVHLIGHHETACAVSHYERQMDAAFALFAQLGIDAVKTGYVCDAGQIERQDVAGGPVLREWHEGQFMSNHHLRVLQAAAKHHVAINSHEPIKDTGLRRTYPNWVSREGARGQEFNAWGAPPNPPEHEPNLVFTRMLAGPMDFTPGVVSLKGRGGQPIQNTLARQLADYVVLYSPIHMAADLPEHYAQHMDAFQFIVDVPTDWQDTRVVNGEVGDYATIARKDRNSADWYVGSVTDENARRITIPLGFLDAKTRYTAQIYRDGEGADWKSNPFAFVREERTVQRGDTLEFALGSGGGVAIRFVPKR; this is translated from the coding sequence ATGCGTGTTCCGCTTTCCGTGGCCCTGCTGCTGGCGCTGAGCGCGCCGGCACAGGCCGACACCGTCGCCCGCGTGGCCTCGCCCGACGGCACGCTGCAGGTCGAGCTCGACCTCAATGGCGAAGGCCGCCTCGCCTACCGCGTCGCGCGCAAGGGCCAGCCGCTGCTCGCCGACTCGCGGCTCGGCTTCATCCTGCGCAACGACCGCCAGTTGCTGCGCGGCTTCAAGCTCGACACGCAGGCCACGCGCGGCTTCGACGAAACCTGGGAGCAGCCGTGGGGCGAACGCCGCTACGTGCGCAACCACTACAACGAGCTGCGCGCGAGCTTCGTCGAAGGCGATCGCGACCACCGGCGCATGGACGTGGTGTTCCGCGTGTTCGACGACGGCATCGGCTTCCGCTACGAACTGCCCAGGCAGCCCAGGCTCGACGAAGTGCAGATCGAGGAGGAACTCACCGAGTTCGCGATCGCGCAGCCGGCGACCGCGTGGTGGCTCCCGGCCTTCGAATGGAACCGCGAGGAATACCTCTACAACCGTACCCCGCTGGCGGAAGTGGGCGTGGCGCAGACCCCGATCACCCTGCGCACCGGCGACGGCACCCACCTGTCGATCCACGAAGCCGCGCTGGTCGACTACGCGGGCATGAACCTGGCCAAGGGCGGCGACGGCCGCCTGCGCGCGCTGCTGACGCCCGGCAGCCCGGCCAAGGTGGTGCGGCACACGCCGTTCGCCACGCCGTGGCGCACGATCCAGGTCGCCGACCGCGCCGGCGGGCTGGTCGAATCCAACCTGATCCTCAACCTCAACGAGCCCAACAAGCTCGGCGACGTCAGCTGGTTCAAGCCGTCCAAATACGTCGGGGTGTGGTGGTCGCTGCACCTGGACCAGCAGACCTGGGGCACCGGGCCGAAGCACGGCGCGACCACCGAGAACACGAAGCGCTACATCGACTTCGCCGCCAAGTACGGCTTCCGTGGCGTGCTGGTGGAGGGCTGGAACGTGGGCTGGGACGGCGACTGGTTCGCCAACGGTTGGAACTTCGACTTCAGCAAGCCCACGCCCGACTACGATATTGCAGGCCTCGCCGCCTACGCGAAAGCGATGGGCGTGCACCTGATCGGCCACCACGAGACCGCCTGCGCGGTCAGCCATTACGAGCGGCAGATGGACGCCGCGTTCGCGCTGTTCGCGCAACTGGGCATCGATGCGGTGAAGACCGGCTACGTCTGCGACGCCGGCCAGATCGAACGCCAGGATGTCGCCGGCGGTCCGGTGCTGCGCGAATGGCACGAAGGCCAGTTCATGAGCAACCACCACCTGCGCGTGCTGCAGGCGGCGGCGAAGCACCATGTCGCGATCAATTCGCACGAGCCGATCAAGGACACCGGCCTGCGCCGCACCTATCCGAACTGGGTCTCGCGCGAAGGCGCGCGCGGACAGGAGTTCAATGCCTGGGGCGCGCCGCCCAATCCGCCCGAGCACGAACCCAACCTGGTCTTCACCCGCATGCTCGCCGGGCCGATGGACTTCACCCCGGGCGTGGTCAGCCTCAAGGGCCGCGGCGGCCAGCCGATCCAGAACACGCTGGCGCGGCAACTCGCCGACTACGTGGTGCTGTACAGCCCGATCCACATGGCCGCCGACCTGCCCGAGCACTACGCGCAGCACATGGACGCATTCCAGTTCATCGTCGACGTACCCACCGACTGGCAGGACACGCGCGTGGTCAACGGCGAAGTCGGCGACTACGCCACCATCGCGCGCAAGGACCGCAACAGCGCCGACTGGTACGTGGGCAGCGTCACCGACGAGAACGCACGCCGCATCACGATCCCGCTGGGCTTCCTCGACGCGAAGACCCGCTACACCGCGCAGATCTACCGCGACGGCGAAGGCGCGGATTGGAAGTCCAATCCGTTCGCGTTCGTGCGCGAGGAACGCACGGTGCAGCGTGGCGACACGCTGGAGTTCGCGCTCGGGTCCGGCGGTGGCGTGGCGATCCGCTTCGTACCGAAGCGCTGA
- a CDS encoding alpha-glucosidase family protein, whose product MATKRWWRGAVIYQIYPRSFLDTNGDGVGDLPGIVDRLDYVASLGVDAIWISPFFKSPMADFGYDIADYRDVDPLFGTLADFERLLAKAHALGLRVMIDQVLSHTSMEHEWFRQSRESRDNPRADWYVWADAKPDGAPPNNWLSIFGGVAWKWEPRRGQYYLHNFLSAQPDLNFHNPAVREATLDNVKFWLEKGVDGLRLDAINFCFHDAQLRDNPPKPAELRTGRGFSPDNPYAFQYHHYNNTQPENLPFLEELRALLDRYPEATTLGEISSEDSLATTAEYVNDRRLHMGYSFELLVDDFSVAYIRGTVERLEASMTEGWPCWAISNHDVRRAVTRWGGAHASDAFAAQLVALVCSLRGSVCLYQGEELGLDEADVPYEAIQDPYGKAFWPTFKGRDGCRTPMPWNGTAHAGFSDGKAWLPIPAEHRARNVAAQDADAHSVLNATRAFLRWRRTQPALVDGAIRFLDTPEPVLAFVRESGDARLLVAFNLSATAVEFVLPAGHDPTPVAAPGVVNGRIDAGRVRLPAHAAFYGVL is encoded by the coding sequence ATGGCAACGAAGCGCTGGTGGCGTGGCGCGGTGATCTACCAGATCTACCCGCGCAGCTTCCTGGACACCAACGGCGACGGCGTCGGCGACCTGCCCGGCATCGTCGACAGGCTCGACTACGTCGCCAGCCTCGGCGTCGACGCGATCTGGATCTCGCCGTTCTTCAAGTCGCCGATGGCCGACTTCGGCTACGACATCGCCGACTACCGCGATGTCGACCCGCTGTTCGGCACGCTCGCCGACTTCGAACGCCTGCTGGCGAAGGCGCACGCGCTGGGCCTGCGGGTGATGATCGACCAGGTGCTCAGCCACACCTCGATGGAACACGAGTGGTTCCGGCAGAGCCGCGAGAGCCGCGACAACCCGCGCGCCGACTGGTACGTGTGGGCGGACGCGAAGCCCGATGGCGCGCCGCCCAACAACTGGCTGTCGATCTTCGGCGGCGTGGCGTGGAAGTGGGAACCGCGGCGCGGCCAGTACTACCTGCACAACTTCCTCTCCGCACAGCCGGACCTGAACTTCCACAACCCGGCCGTGCGCGAAGCCACGCTCGACAACGTGAAGTTCTGGCTGGAGAAGGGCGTCGACGGCCTGCGCCTGGACGCGATCAACTTCTGCTTCCACGACGCGCAGCTGCGCGACAACCCGCCCAAGCCGGCGGAACTGCGCACCGGGCGCGGCTTCAGCCCCGACAACCCGTACGCGTTCCAGTACCACCACTACAACAACACGCAGCCGGAGAACCTGCCGTTCCTGGAGGAGCTGCGCGCGCTGCTGGACCGCTATCCCGAAGCGACCACGCTGGGCGAGATCTCCTCGGAGGATTCGCTGGCGACCACCGCCGAGTACGTCAACGACCGCCGCCTGCACATGGGCTACAGCTTCGAGCTGCTGGTCGACGACTTCAGCGTCGCCTACATCCGCGGCACGGTGGAGCGGCTGGAAGCGAGCATGACCGAAGGCTGGCCGTGCTGGGCGATCTCCAACCACGACGTGCGCCGCGCGGTGACGCGCTGGGGCGGCGCGCACGCCAGCGACGCGTTCGCGGCGCAGCTGGTGGCGCTGGTGTGTTCGCTGCGCGGCTCGGTGTGCCTGTACCAGGGCGAGGAACTCGGCCTGGACGAGGCGGACGTGCCCTACGAGGCGATCCAGGATCCGTACGGCAAGGCCTTCTGGCCCACCTTCAAGGGCCGCGACGGCTGCCGCACGCCGATGCCGTGGAACGGCACGGCGCACGCCGGCTTCAGCGACGGCAAGGCGTGGCTGCCGATTCCGGCCGAGCACCGCGCACGCAATGTCGCCGCGCAGGATGCCGATGCGCATTCGGTGCTGAACGCCACACGCGCGTTCCTGCGCTGGCGGCGCACGCAGCCGGCGCTGGTCGACGGCGCGATCCGTTTCCTCGACACGCCCGAACCGGTGCTGGCGTTCGTCCGCGAGAGCGGCGACGCGCGACTGCTGGTCGCGTTCAACCTGTCTGCCACAGCCGTGGAATTCGTGCTGCCCGCGGGGCACGACCCGACCCCGGTGGCCGCGCCCGGCGTGGTCAACGGCCGCATCGACGCCGGCCGCGTGCGGCTGCCGGCGCACGCGGCGTTCTACGGCGTGCTGTAA
- a CDS encoding MFS transporter — protein sequence MKQSAVQGTGNRRKPQLSFWQIWNMSFGFLGIQFGFALQGGFMSRIFQTLGAEKDALPLLWIAAPLTGLLVQPVIGYLSDRTWHPLFGRRRPYFLVGAVLSSLALLAMPHSSVLWMAAGLLWVLDASINISMEPFRALVADKLDERQRSYGFVLQTLIIGVGTWVASNLPWFVAQLGVANEAGPGVVPPSVKVAFSIGAFVFLASILVTVLTTREDPPADLQRFREERLQGKGLVAEILHSIAHMPRQMLAIGIVQFFSWLAFFSMWSMATPGLTEHVFKAPAPDPAAFDMAVPGQAAAFQSANAAFQNAADLVGSYMGYYGLSSMLVALLLSWYAARRPLNRRLVHFVSLLAGGIGFVSMYYVSSPAWLIGSFALVGVAWASILSMPYALLASCVEPAKMGVYMGIFNMFIVIPQIVAATMLGPSLRAFFHNEPIHALVISGVSLILGALCLVRVHEPAHDVAAVPAN from the coding sequence ATGAAGCAAAGCGCCGTGCAGGGCACCGGCAACCGCCGCAAGCCGCAACTGTCGTTCTGGCAGATCTGGAACATGTCGTTCGGCTTCCTCGGCATCCAGTTCGGCTTCGCGCTGCAGGGCGGCTTCATGTCGCGGATCTTCCAGACGCTGGGCGCGGAGAAGGACGCGCTGCCCTTGCTGTGGATCGCCGCGCCGCTCACCGGCCTGCTGGTGCAGCCGGTCATCGGTTATCTCAGCGACCGCACCTGGCACCCGCTGTTCGGCCGTCGTCGTCCGTACTTTCTCGTCGGCGCGGTGCTCAGTTCGCTGGCGTTGCTGGCGATGCCGCATTCCTCGGTGCTGTGGATGGCCGCAGGCTTGCTGTGGGTGCTGGATGCGTCGATCAACATCTCGATGGAGCCGTTCCGCGCGCTGGTCGCCGACAAGCTCGACGAGCGCCAGCGTTCCTACGGCTTCGTCCTGCAGACCCTGATCATCGGCGTCGGCACGTGGGTGGCGAGCAACCTGCCGTGGTTCGTCGCGCAGCTCGGCGTCGCCAACGAAGCCGGGCCGGGCGTGGTGCCACCGTCGGTGAAGGTGGCGTTCTCGATCGGCGCGTTCGTGTTCCTCGCCAGCATCCTGGTCACCGTGCTGACCACGCGCGAGGATCCGCCCGCCGACCTGCAGCGTTTCCGCGAGGAGCGGCTGCAGGGCAAGGGCCTCGTCGCCGAGATCCTGCACAGCATCGCGCACATGCCGCGACAGATGCTGGCGATCGGCATCGTGCAGTTCTTCAGCTGGCTGGCGTTCTTCTCGATGTGGTCGATGGCGACGCCGGGCCTCACCGAGCACGTGTTCAAGGCGCCGGCGCCAGATCCGGCCGCGTTCGACATGGCCGTGCCGGGGCAGGCCGCGGCGTTCCAGTCCGCCAATGCCGCGTTCCAGAATGCCGCCGACCTGGTCGGTTCGTACATGGGCTACTACGGGTTGTCGTCGATGCTCGTGGCCCTGCTGCTGAGCTGGTACGCGGCGCGGCGTCCGCTCAACCGCCGGCTCGTGCATTTCGTCTCGCTGCTCGCCGGCGGCATTGGTTTCGTGTCGATGTACTACGTGTCGTCGCCGGCGTGGCTGATCGGTTCGTTCGCGCTGGTCGGCGTGGCCTGGGCCAGCATCCTGTCGATGCCCTACGCGCTGCTGGCCAGCTGCGTCGAGCCGGCGAAGATGGGCGTGTACATGGGCATCTTCAACATGTTCATCGTGATCCCGCAGATCGTCGCGGCCACGATGCTGGGGCCGTCGCTGCGCGCGTTCTTCCACAACGAGCCGATCCATGCGCTGGTCATCAGCGGCGTGAGCCTGATCCTGGGCGCCCTGTGCCTGGTGCGCGTGCACGAACCTGCGCACGACGTCGCCGCCGTACCGGCCAACTGA
- a CDS encoding alpha-amylase family glycosyl hydrolase — translation MKRTVAFTTLALLLAGCAREPANTAAAPAQRPAATQADAPGDTASDELVGTREPFAANAVYFVLTDRFVNGDPANDFRDQAAGPNHTFDRPVPGAPTGRSDNVGYLGGDFKGLLDNAQYIRDMGFGAVWVTPIVDNPDEAFTGGDPVKWEGFFTDRGKTGYHGYWGVNFYRLDEHLPSKGLDFAGLTRGLKQHGLKTVLDIVCNHGSPAYTMPSDQPGFGKLFDADGTLLADHQNLRPEQLDPQHNPLHAFYNTTPGLAQLSDINENNPQVLDYFVGAYSQWIDQGADAFRIDTIPWMPHAYWHAFATRIRAKHPGFFMFGEAFNYDAATIAPHTFPRNAGASVLDFPLKERVAEVFGRKGGGFERIAERLYLEDGPYQNPYELMTFYDNHDMARLDASDEGFIDANNFLFTARGIPVVYYGSETGFERGTAEHAGNRNYFGQERVDAAAKSPIHQALKRIGNLRATTPALQRGLQVNLLMQGERAAFYRVLQQGATHQVALVLLNKGAKPAAFELKDVQAGRWKAAIAGGEADVAGDGVLKATVPAHGVEVYLLDAAVTQPQLRAALQRARIGANPRS, via the coding sequence ATGAAACGAACCGTCGCGTTCACCACCCTCGCGCTGCTGCTGGCGGGCTGCGCCCGCGAACCGGCGAACACCGCGGCCGCGCCGGCGCAGCGTCCGGCCGCGACGCAGGCCGATGCACCCGGCGACACGGCCAGCGACGAGCTGGTCGGCACGCGCGAGCCCTTCGCCGCCAACGCCGTGTACTTCGTGCTCACCGACCGCTTCGTCAACGGCGATCCGGCCAACGATTTCCGCGACCAGGCCGCCGGTCCCAACCACACCTTCGACCGCCCCGTGCCCGGTGCGCCGACGGGGCGCAGCGACAACGTCGGCTACCTCGGCGGCGACTTCAAGGGCCTGCTCGACAACGCGCAGTACATCCGCGACATGGGCTTCGGCGCGGTGTGGGTCACGCCCATCGTCGACAACCCGGACGAGGCCTTCACCGGCGGCGATCCGGTCAAGTGGGAAGGCTTCTTCACCGATCGCGGCAAGACCGGCTACCACGGCTACTGGGGCGTTAACTTCTACAGGCTCGACGAGCACCTGCCGAGCAAGGGCCTAGACTTCGCCGGGCTTACCCGGGGGCTGAAGCAGCACGGGTTGAAGACCGTGCTCGACATCGTCTGCAACCACGGTTCGCCGGCGTACACGATGCCGAGCGACCAGCCCGGGTTCGGCAAGCTCTTTGATGCGGACGGCACCCTGCTCGCCGACCACCAGAACCTGCGCCCGGAACAGCTCGACCCGCAGCACAACCCGCTGCACGCGTTCTACAACACGACGCCGGGCCTGGCACAGCTGTCGGACATCAACGAGAACAACCCGCAGGTGCTGGACTATTTCGTCGGCGCCTATTCGCAGTGGATCGACCAGGGCGCGGACGCGTTCCGCATCGACACGATCCCGTGGATGCCGCATGCGTACTGGCACGCCTTCGCCACGCGCATCCGCGCGAAGCACCCGGGCTTCTTCATGTTCGGTGAAGCGTTCAACTACGACGCCGCAACCATCGCGCCGCACACCTTCCCGCGCAACGCCGGGGCGAGCGTGCTGGACTTCCCGCTGAAGGAACGCGTGGCCGAGGTGTTCGGCCGCAAGGGCGGCGGCTTCGAACGCATCGCCGAGCGCCTGTACCTGGAAGACGGCCCGTACCAGAACCCGTATGAGCTGATGACCTTCTACGACAACCATGACATGGCGCGGCTCGACGCCAGCGACGAAGGCTTCATCGACGCCAACAACTTCCTGTTCACCGCGCGCGGGATCCCGGTCGTCTACTACGGCTCGGAGACCGGCTTCGAGCGCGGCACCGCCGAGCACGCCGGCAACCGCAACTACTTCGGCCAGGAGCGCGTCGACGCCGCGGCGAAGAGCCCGATCCACCAGGCGCTCAAGCGCATCGGCAACCTGCGCGCCACCACGCCGGCATTGCAGCGCGGCTTGCAGGTGAACCTGCTGATGCAGGGTGAGCGCGCGGCGTTCTACCGCGTGCTGCAGCAGGGCGCGACGCACCAGGTCGCGCTGGTGCTGTTGAACAAGGGTGCGAAGCCGGCGGCGTTCGAACTGAAGGACGTGCAAGCGGGGCGCTGGAAAGCGGCGATCGCCGGCGGCGAGGCCGACGTTGCCGGCGATGGCGTGTTGAAGGCGACCGTCCCCGCGCACGGCGTCGAGGTGTACCTGCTGGATGCCGCGGTCACGCAGCCGCAGCTGCGCGCGGCGCTGCAGCGGGCGCGCAT